The Jannaschia sp. GRR-S6-38 genomic interval GGGGTTCTGCGAGCCGATCGACTTCGACACCACGTCCTTGACGCCCAGCATCTCGAACACGGCGCGCATCGGGCCGCCGGCGATGATGCCGGTGCCTTCGGGCGCAGTGCGCATCACGACGCGGCCCGCGCCATGGCGGCCGGCGATGTCGTGGTGCAGCGTGCGGCCGTCGCGCAGCGGCACGCGGATCATCTGGCGCTTGGCCTGCTCGGTGGCCTTGCGGATGGCCTCGGGCACTTCCTTGGCCTTGCCCTTGCCGAAGCCCACGCGGCCCTTCTGGTCGCCCACGACGACGAGCGCCGCGAAGCCGAAGCGCTTGCCGCCCTTGACGGTCTTGGACACGCGGTTGATCGCCACGAGGCGATCGGCGAATTCCGGGGTTTCGTCGCGATCGCGGCCTCGGCCCCGTCCACGGCTGTCGTCACGTCCTGCCATGCGGCATCTCCTGTCTTCGGGGGCTCGCCCCAATTGGTACGATCCTGGTGGCCGGGGTCTCACGAATTGGGGTCACCCGGCCCCTGATCATCGAGGGGGCGGCGCGCGCCCCCTGCCCTTCACGTCTTCAGAACTTCAGGCCGCCCTCGCGCGCCGCGTCGGCCAGAGCCTTCACGCGCCCGTGGAAGAGGAAGCCGCCGCGGTCGAAATAGACTTCTTCCACGCCGGCCTTCTTGGCCTTCTCGGCGATGGCGGCGCCGATCTTGGCGGCCGCCTCGACGTTGTTCTTGCCCGCCAGACCGATATCCTTGTCCATGGTCGACGCCGAGGCGAGGGTCACCCCGTTCACGTCGTCGATCACCTGGACGGAGATATTCTTGTTCGAGCGGTGCACCGACAGGCGCGGACGCCCGGCGGCCATCTTGCGAAGCTTGTTCCGGACGCGCAGGCGGCGCTTGAGGAACAGATCCCGTTTGCTGTTTGCCATC includes:
- the rplR gene encoding 50S ribosomal protein L18; protein product: MANSKRDLFLKRRLRVRNKLRKMAAGRPRLSVHRSNKNISVQVIDDVNGVTLASASTMDKDIGLAGKNNVEAAAKIGAAIAEKAKKAGVEEVYFDRGGFLFHGRVKALADAAREGGLKF
- the rpsE gene encoding 30S ribosomal protein S5, translating into MAGRDDSRGRGRGRDRDETPEFADRLVAINRVSKTVKGGKRFGFAALVVVGDQKGRVGFGKGKAKEVPEAIRKATEQAKRQMIRVPLRDGRTLHHDIAGRHGAGRVVMRTAPEGTGIIAGGPMRAVFEMLGVKDVVSKSIGSQNPYNMIRATLDGLRKESSPRSVAQRRGKKVADILPKRDEAPAESSQVSEEA